In Procambarus clarkii isolate CNS0578487 unplaced genomic scaffold, FALCON_Pclarkii_2.0 HiC_scaffold_137, whole genome shotgun sequence, the DNA window agctactggtccagcaccaaccccctgccagtagaggggggggggctgcagctacaggtccagcaccaatcacctgccagtagaggggggctgaagctacaggtctagcaccaaccccccatgccagtagagggggggctggagctacaggcccagcaccaaccccctgtcagcagaggggggggggggcctggagatatagggctaacaccaaccccctgccagtagaggggggctggagctataggtccagcatcaaccccctgccagtagaggggggctagagctacaggtccagcaccaaccccctgccagtagaggggggctgaagctataggtccagcaccatccccctgccagtagaggggggctggagctacaggtccagcaccaaccccccatgccagtagagggggggctggagctacaggcccagcaccaaccccttgccaatagaggtggggaggatggagctacaggtccagcaccaaccccctgccagtagaggagggctggagctactggtccagcctcaaccccctgccagaagagggggccaaaagctacaggttcagcactaatcccctgacagtagagggaggcaggagctacaggtccagcaccaacccctctgccattagaggaggggctggagctaaaggtccagcaccaacccctttccagtagaggggggggggctggagctacaggtctagcaccaaccccctggcagtagaggggtgcAGGAGCTAcatatccagcaccaaccccccatgccagtagagggggggggcaggagctacaggtctagcaccaacccccagccagtagagggggtgctggagctacaggtccagaaccaaccccctgccagtagaggggggctggagctacaggtccagcaccaaccccctgccagtagaggggggctggagctactggtccagcaccatccccctgccagtagagggggactggagctactggtccagcaccaaccccctgccagtagaggggggctggagctactggtccagcaccaaccccctgccagtagatggaggctggagctacaggtccagcaccaaccccctgccagcagaggggggatggagctacaggtccagcaccaaccccctgccagcagaggggtGCAGGAGCTACatatccatcaccaacccccaatgccagtagagggggggggggcaggagctacaggtctagcaccaaccaccagccagtagaggggggctggagctacaggtccagcatcaaccccctgccagtagaggcggcctggagctacaggtccagcaccaaccccctgccagtagagggggggctggagatacaggtccagcaccaaccccctgccagtagaggggggctggagctactggtccagcaccaaccccctgccattagaggcggcctggagctacaggtccagcaccaaccccctgccagtagagggggggctggagatacaggtccagcaccaaccccctgccagtagagggggggctggagatacaggtccagcaccatccccctgccagtagaagggggctggagatacaggtccagcaccaaccccctgccagtagaagggggctggagatacaggtccagcaccaactcccatgcctgtagagggggctggagctacaggtccagcaccaactctcctgccagtagaggggggctggagctacatttccagcagcaaccccctgccagtagagggggggctggagctacaggtccagcaccaaccccatgccagtagaagggggctggagctacaggtccagcaccaacccccttccagtagagggaggctggagcgacTGGTCCTGaaagaaccccctgccagtagaggggggctggagctactggtccagcaccaactccctgccactagtggggggctggagctaaaggtccagcaccaaccccctgccagtagagggaggctagagctacaggtccagcaccaacccgctgcctgtagaggggggggggctggagttataggtccagcaccaaccacctgccagtagaggtgggctggagctacaggtccatcaccatccccctgccagtagaggggggctggagctaccggtccagcacgaacccttcggccagtagtgtggggctggagctataggtccagcaccaaccccctgccagtagagggggggctggagctacaggtccagcaccaaccccctgccagaagagggggggctggagctacaggtccaacaccaacccctgccagtagagtggaactggagctgcaggtccaacaccaaccccctgccagtagagggggctggagctacaggtccaacaccaaccccctgccagtagagtggggctggagctacaggtccaacaccaaccccctgccagtagagggggctggagctacaggtccaacaccaaccccctgccagtagagtggggctggagctacaggtccaacaccaaccccctgccagtagagggggctggagctacaggtccaacaccaaccccctgccagtagagggggctggagctacaggtccaacaccaaccccctgccattagagtggggctggagctacaggtccaacaccaaccccctgccagtagagggggctcgagcttcaggtccagcaccaacccgcttccagtagagggggggctggagctacaggtctaaaatatcgggactgacactgaccacaggttataatgggtctgacactgaccacaggtgataatggggctgacactgaccacaggtgataatggggctgacactgtccacaggttgaggacctccacaggatgagggagcccgtcaagaggctggtggaggctggccgggtgttggccgtccaggaagaccaagatggccgccgctccgccaggataactctacaagacggacagctgtacctccacccactcctgcgtcagcccacgcccacccacgcccacaccctccaggttactttattacactcactagtcttactgacattactgacttactgagttttgataactaatatgataacattttgttatacagttatcagcatgatttatttcatttcctgcaggagagtgaggttgtgggcgtgctggagccctcctgcaccctggcgttccttgacctcgggtgggcggggtcaacaagagggcgggtcaccatccggctgacccctgacactccgctggccagacagtttgtgttgttgtgtacgggccagcggggccacacctaccgcaacactaaactgttggaGGTGTGGGACAAGGGTTGGCCGGGGGAGTGGGTGgagggcggagactacgagagtaatgatggtgagggaggagccccactgctgcctgacctccaggggcagtaccgggagTCAGGCCAGGCAGGAGCTGTGTGGGCCAGGTGGAGGCCGGGGGGTCCCAGGAGTGCccagttcaccatcaccaccagggaccgccaggaTGGTTACCTGTGGTCAcatgtcttcggtgatgtggtgagcggcctggatgtggtgagggcagcagtcaaccacagtgacattagggAGGTGACTgtagtggactgtggtgttgtgctgccactctagttcactgtaccatcactactgtggtgttgtgctgccactctagttcactgtaccaccaccatcactactgtggtgttatgctgccactctagttcactgcaccaccaccaccactagtgtggTATTGTGATACCACTCTagtacactgtaccaccaccatcactactgtggtgttgtgctgccactctagttcactgtaccatcactactgtggtgttgtgctgccactctagttcactgtaccatcactactgtggtgttgtgctgtcactctagttcactgtatcacaaccatcactactgtgttcttgtgctgcctctctagttcactgtaccaccaccatcactactgtggtgttgtgctgccactctagttcactgtaccaccaccaacactactgtggtgttgtgctgccactctagttcactgtaccatcaccatcactactgtggtgttgtgctgccactctagttcactgtaccatcactactgtggtgttgtgctaccactctagttcactgtaccatcactactgtggtgttgtgctgccactctagttcactgtaccaccaccatcactattgtggtgttgagctgccactctagttcactgtaccaccaccatcactactgtggtgttgtgctgctacactagttcactgtaccatcaccatcactactgtggtgttgtgctgccactctagttcactgtaccaccaccatcaccactgtggtgttgtgctgccactctagttcactgaaccatcactactgtggtgttgtgctgccactctaattcactgtaccatcactactgtggtgttgtgctgccactctagttcactgtaccatcactactgtggtgttgggctgccactctagttcactgtaccatcactactgtggtgttgtgttgccactctagttcactgtaccatcaccatcactactgtggtgttgtgctgccactctagttcactgtaccaccaccatcactactatggtgttgtgttgccactctagttcactgtaccatcaccatcactactgtggtgttgtgctgccactctagttcactgtactatcactactgtggtgttgtgctgccactctagttcactgtaccaccaccatcactactgtggtgttgtgctgccgctctagttcactgtaccatcactactgtggtgtcgtgctgccactctagttcactgtaccccaTCAtaactactgtgatgttgtgctgccactctagttcactgtaccaccaccataactactgtggtgttgtgctgccactctagttcactgtaccaccaccatcactactgtggtattgtgctgccgctctagttcactgtaccatcactactgtggtgtcgtgctgccactctagttcactgtaccccatcataactactgtggtgttgtgctgccactctagttcactgtaccaccaccataactactgtggtgttgtgctgccactctagttcactgtaccaccaccatcactactgtggtattgtgctgccactctagttcactgttacctggttgatacctggttgatggggttctgggagttcttctactccccaagcccggcccgaggccaggctcgacttgtgagagtttggtccaccaggctgttgcttggagcggcccgcaggcccacatacccaccacagcccggttggtccggcaatccttggaggaataaatctagtttcctcttgaaaatgtccacggttgttccggcaatatttcttatgcttgctgggaggacgttgaacaaccgcggacctctgatgtttatacagtgttctctgattgtgcctatggcacctctgctcttcattggttctattctacattttcttccatgtcgttcactccagtacgttgttattttactgtgtagatttggtacttggccctccagtatcttccaggtgtatattatttgatatctctctcgtcttctttccagtgagtacatttggagggctttgagacgatcccaataatttaggtgctttattgcgtctatgcgtgccgtatatgttctctgtattccctctatttcagcaatcaccgtaccaccaccatcactactgttgtgttgtgctgccactctagttcactgtaccatcaccatcactactgtggtgttgtgctgccactctagttcactgtaccaccaccatcactactgttgtgttgtgctgccactctagttcactgtaccactatcaccatcactactgtggtgttgggctgccactctagttcactgtaccatcaccatcactactgtggtgttgtgctgccactctagttcactgtaccactaccatcactactctggtgttgtactgccactctagttcactgtaccaccactatcaccactgtggtgttgtgctgccactctagttcactgtaccatcactactgtggtgttgtgccgccactctagttcactgtaccatcactactggggtgttgtgttaccactctagttcactgtaccaccaccatcactactggggtgttgtgctgccactctagttcactgtaccccatcataactactgtggtgttgtgctgccactctagttcactgtaccatcaccatcactactgtggtgttgtgctgccactctagttcactgtaccaccactatcactactggggtgttgtgctgccactctagttcactgtaccaccaccatcactactgtggtgttgtgctgccgctctagtttactgtaccatcactactggggtgttgtgttgccactctagttcactgtaccaccaccatcactactggggtgttgtgctgccactctagttcactgtaccatcaccatcactactgtggtgttgtgctgccactctagttcactgtaccaccaccatcactgctgtggtgttgtgctgccactctagttcactgtaccatcactactgtggtgttgtgctgccactctagttcactgtaccaccaccatcactgctggggtgttgtgctgccactctagttcactgtaccaccaccatcactactgtggtgttgtgctgccgctctagttcactgtaccatcactactgtggtgttgtgctgccactctagttcactgtaccaccaccatcgctactgttgtgttgtgctgccactctagttcactgtaccactatcaccatcactactgtggtgttgggctgccactctagttcactgtaccaccaccatcactactggggtgttgtgctgtcactctagttcactgtaccaccaccatcactactgtggtgttgtgctgccgctctagttcactgtactatcactactgtggtgtcgtgctgccactctagttcaccgtaccaccaccacaactactgtggtgttgtgctgccactctagttcactgtaccaccaccataactactgtggtgttgtgctgccactctagttcactgtaccatcaccatcactactgtggtgttgtgctgccactctagttcactgtaccaccaccatcactactgttgtgttgtgctgccactcaagttcactgtaccaccatcactataactactgtggtgttgtgctgccactctagttcactgtaccatcaccatcactactgtggtgttgtgctgccactctagttcactgtaccactatcagcatcactactgtggtgatgggctgccactctagttcactgtaccatcaccatcactactgtggtgttgtgctgccactctagttcactgtaccactaccatcactactgtggtgttgtactgccactctagttcgctgtaccaccaccatcactactgtggtgttgtgctgccactctagttcactgtaccaccatcaccatcactactgtggtgttgtgctgccactatagttcactgtaccaccaccatcactactgtggtgttgggctgccactctagttcactgtaccatcactactgtggtgttgtgctgccactctagttcactgtaccatcactactggggtgttgtgctgccactctagttcactgtaccatcactactttggtgttgtgctgccactctagttcactgtaccaccaccatcactactggggtgttgtgctgccactctagttcactgtaccaccaccatcactactgtggtgttgtgctgccactctagttctctgtaccaccaccatcactactgtggtgttgtgttgccactctagttcactgtaccaccaccatcactactgtggtgttgtgctaccactctagttcactgtaccatcaccatcactactgtggtgttgtgctgccactctagttcactgtaccatcactactgtggtgttgtgctgccactctagttcactgtaccatcactactgtggtgttgtgctgccactctagttcactgtaccatcactactgtggtgttgtgctgccactctagttcactgtaccaccaccatcactactgtggtgttgtattgctactctagttcactgtaccaccaccgtcactactgtggtgttgtgctaccactctagttcactgtaccaccaccatcactactgtggtgttgtgctgccactctagttcactgtaccatcaccatcactactgtggtgttgtgctgccactctagttcactgtaccatcactactgtggtgttgtgctgccactctagttcactgtaccatcactactggggtgttgtgctgccactctagttcactgtaccaccaccatcactactggggtgttgtgctgccactctagttcactgtaccaccaccatcactactgtggtgttgtgctgccgctctagttcactgtactatcactactgtggtgtcgtgctgccactctagttcaccgtaccaccaccacaactactgtggtgttgtgctgccactctagttcactgtaccaccaccataactactgtggtgttgtgctgccactctagttcactgtaccatcaccatcactactgtggtgttgtgctgccactctagttcactgtaccaccaccatcactactgttgtgttgtgctgccactcaagttcactgtaccaccatcactataactactgtggtgttgtgctgccactctagttcactgtaccatcactactgtggtgttgtgctgccactctagttcactgtaccactatcagcatcactactgtggtgatgggctgccactctagttcactgtaccatcaccatcactactgtggtgttgtgctgccactctagttcactgtaccactaccatcactactgtggtgttgtactgccactctagttcgctgtaccaccaccatcactactgtggtgttgtgctgccactctagttcactgtaccaccatcaccatcactactgtggtgttgtgctgccactatagttcactgtaccaccaccatcactactgtggtgttgggctgccactctagttcactgtaccatcactactgtggtgttgtgctgccactctagttcactgtaccatcactactgtggtgttgtgctgccactctagttcactgtaccatcactactttggtgttgtgctgccactctagttcactgtaccatcaccatcactactgtggtgttgtgctgccgctctagttcactgtaccatcactactggggtgttgtgctgccactctagttcactgtaccatcactactgtggtgttgtgctgccactctagttcactgtaccatcactactgtggtgttgtgctgccactctagttcactgtaccatcactactggggtgttgtgctgccactctagttcactgtaccatcactactgtggtgttgtgctgccactctagttcactgtaccaccaccatcactactggggtgttgtgctgccactctagttcactgtaccaccaccatcactactgtggtgttgtgctgccactctagttctctgtaccaccaccatcactactgtggtgttgtgttgccactctagttcactgtaccaccaccatcactactgtggtgttgtgctaccactctagttcactgtaccatcaccatcactactgtggtgttgtgctgc includes these proteins:
- the LOC138360976 gene encoding peptidyl-prolyl cis-trans isomerase-like encodes the protein MMTTETGATADTVHLGDSASSIMNKVQEITGEIHQKQLTVEDLHRMREPVKRLVEAGRVLAVQEDQDGRRSARITLQDGQLYLHPLLRQPTPTHAHTLQESEVVGVLEPSCTLAFLDLGWAGSTRGRVTIRLTPDTPLARQFVLLCTGQRGHTYRNTKLLEVWDKGWPGEWVEGGDYESNDGEGGAPLLPDLQGQYRESGQAGAVWARWRPGGPRSAQFTITTRDRQDGYLWSHVFGDVVSGLDVVRAAVNHSDIREVTVVDCGVVLPL